One genomic region from Plasmodium berghei ANKA genome assembly, chromosome: 4 encodes:
- a CDS encoding mitochondrial carrier protein, putative — protein MNKLPVNDGLDDIEVEAFDFIWEEWEEYKGDIPLWQHIFCGSIAGIMEHVFMYPLDTLKTYIQTNGYVKNKNSIEKCNIYNCESKNINKNINLKEVNGNNIMYTDKRKFCTSSIGCNSCIYNTSCNYDNIYNMKPFGHFNKDARNINTFNKIKIRKKIDINNSFNYSNIKIRDEKEITSCFMNKKLKKNGYLNKIVNNNSKSFSANNEYNKQIDVIENNYRNSLNKLPSTYCSDNKRIKLVMNNIEKYNCSKYYGGSFEKKSGSLNQFMNKSKKSLKEFTNNEKLNSGKIVDYSINKNYIGNKGIKKLLPFHCADNKLKLIKSKKIIWKYIIKRNQMCKNECKRNSLKFSNRNRRIHLLKSGENHKNRMNLNTRDIYVNQLKRKKEKNIIINIKNENNLLLQFVHRIKDIKNIKNPKKLMGVNMNNDNINIINILKNSINNVINKCLSNSTNANNFNIENGKTSFNLSMRKFIYSNDYINKKMNMLTDNLIKWRGNNNNTSGISTNSHFNSYGRNPFKSSTYKISGNYFFNILNLHKNNEKNAVKLFPHIIKNSFLKIKQLQKKKEFIKNFEGIRGGFSLISVNDQIRKNDLNNFSILRNSNKMLFNNICYATKNYKHNRYDKKIYLSNKRNYPKNCHNINSIYSAFNNNLKNINFVRNIFYGKNINRINISTSQNSGLIKNNVSNLYKGVNVVVLGCIPAHALYFSTFEYSKKYFSNINTNTNPIKIMKTDIGNNGNDDKITKIDYKLNDLNYFSIAICGFLATIAHDLIIAPIDTIKQRMQLGINKSLLDSIKLMKENGIRSLYLSLPITLLMNIPYQIIMICVNEKMKKHYFEYANGINGMRENNNNFEKKKNINTENISREDGLISNLKNMNDGQNNKLIKQHIEKDIYSMENLNINDESRYMDRGMENIDEYGVTYFCENKNNGNDLFKNSINKSEKESNNNYSENYNNYKNGINKMNNSLNFQREYFNNMELKNGYASNYNKNEFFSKYFNHITSYFVCAGIGGGIAAVATNPLDVIKTRIQTECINSKSFNFFRIVSNIYYKEGCRSFFKGSMARMALCVPASAISWGTYETMKQFFKVNFNDV, from the coding sequence atgaacaaattgCCAGTTAACGATGGGTTGGATGATATTGAAGTAGAGGCATTTGATTTTATTTGGGAAGAATGGGAAGAATATAAAGGAGATATTCCGCTATGGcaacatattttttgtggTAGTATTGCAGGGATAATGGAGCATGTGTTTATGTATCCACTGGACACTCTTAAAACTTATATTCAAACAAATGGTTatgtgaaaaataaaaatagtattgaaaaatgtaatatatataattgtgaAAGTAagaatattaataaaaatataaatttgaagGAAGTAAATGGTAATAACATTATGTATACTGACAAAAGGAAATTTTGTACTTCTTCAATTGGTTGTAACagttgtatatataatacatcaTGTAATTATGATaacatttataatatgaaaCCATTTGGCCATTTTAATAAGGATGctagaaatataaatacatttaacaaaataaaaataaggaaaaaaatagatattaataatagttTTAACTATagcaatataaaaattagaGATGAGAAGGAGATAACATCTTgttttatgaataaaaaattaaaaaaaaatggatatttaaataaaatagtaaataataacagTAAAAGTTTTAGTgcaaataatgaatataataaacaaattgatgttattgaaaataactATAGAAATTCCCTTAATAAATTACCATCTACATATTGTAgtgataataaaagaataaaattggtgatgaataatattgaaaaatataattgtagtaaatattatggaggttcatttgaaaaaaaaagtggaTCTCTAAATCAGTTTATGAacaaaagtaaaaaaagtttaaaagaatttacaaataatgaaaaattaaatagtGGTAAAATTGTAGATTatagtataaataaaaattatattgggaataaaggaataaaaaaattgctaCCCTTCCATTGTGctgataataaattaaaacttataaaatctaaaaagataatatggaaatatattataaaaagaaacCAAATGTGTAAAAATGAATGTAAAAGAAATAGCTTGAAATTTTCAAATAGAAATAGAAGAATACATCTTTTAAAAAGTGGGGAAAATCATAAGAATAGAATGAATTTAAATACTCGAGACATATATGTTAATcaattaaaaagaaaaaaagaaaaaaatattattattaacataaaaaatgaaaataatttattgttACAATTTGTTCATAGAATTaaagatattaaaaatataaaaaatcctaaaaaattgatgggtgtaaatatgaataatgacaatataaacattataaatattttaaaaaattcaattaATAATGTGATTAATAAATGCTTATCAAATAGCACTAatgcaaataattttaatatagaaaatggGAAAACATCTTTTAATCTTTCAATGCgtaaatttatatacagtaatgattatataaataaaaaaatgaatatgcTTACAGATAATTTGATTAAATGGCGtggtaataataataatacttcTGGTATTTCAACGAATTCGCATTTCAATAGTTATGGTAGAAACCCATTTAAATCAAGTacttataaaataagtggtaactatttttttaatattttgaatttacataaaaataatgaaaaaaacgCAGTTAAGTTATTTCctcatataattaaaaatagttttttaaaaataaaacaattacaaaaaaaaaaagaatttataaaaaattttgaaggTATAAGAGGTGGATTTTCTTTAATCTCGGTTAATGATCAGATAAGAAAAAacgatttaaataatttttctatattaagaaatagtaataaaatgttatttaacaatatatgttatgccacaaaaaattataagcATAATagatatgataaaaaaatatatttgtctaataaaagaaattacCCCAAAAATTGtcataatattaattcGATTTATAGTGCATTCaataacaatttaaaaaatataaattttgtaagaaatatattttatggtaaaaatattaacagaataaatatatcaacaTCTCAAAACAGTGggttgataaaaaataatgtttcAAATTTATACAAAGGTGTTAATGTTGTAGTGTTAGGATGTATACCTGCACATGCATTATACTTTTCGACATTTGAATACTctaagaaatatttttcaaatattaatacaaataCTAACCCTATAAAGATAATGAAAACTGATATTGGAAATAATGgaaatgatgataaaataactaaaattgattataaattaaatgatcTTAATTATTTTAGCATAGCTATTTGTGGATTCCTTGCCACAATTGCTCATGATTTAATTATTGCACCAATTGACACAATAAAACAACGAATGCAATTgggaataaataaaagctTACTTGATTCAATAAAACTAATGAAAGAAAATGGTATAAGAAGTTTATATTTAAGTTTACCAATAACATTACTTATGAATATACCttatcaaattattatgatatgcgttaatgaaaaaatgaagaagcATTATTTTGAGTATGCAAATGGAATAAATGGGATGagggaaaataataataatttcgaaaaaaaaaaaaatataaatactgAAAATATAAGTCGAGAAGATGGATTAATAagtaatttaaaaaatatgaatgatggccaaaataacaaattaattaaacAACACATtgaaaaagatatatattctatggaaaatttgaatataaatgatgagAGTAGATATATGGATAGAGGCatggaaaatatagatgAGTATGGTgtaacatatttttgtgAGAATAAGAATAATGgaaatgatttatttaaaaattctaTTAATAAATCAGAAAAAgaatcaaataataattattcagaaaattataataattataaaaatgggattaataaaatgaataattcgttaaattttcaaagagaatattttaataatatggaattaaaaaatggatatgCCTCtaattataacaaaaatgaattttttagtaaatattttaatcaTATAACGTCTTATTTTGTATGTGCTGGAATTGGAGGAGGTATAGCAGCAGTTGCAACTAATCCATTAgatgtaataaaaacaagAATACAAACAGAATGCATTAATTCCAAAagtttcaatttttttagaattgtttcaaatatatattacaaagAAGGTTGTCGTTCCTTTTTCAAAGGGTCGATGGCAAGAATGGCTTTGTGCGTGCCGGCGTCAGCAATATCATGGGGAACTTATGAAACAATGAAACAGTTTTTCAAAGTTAATTTTAACGatgtataa
- a CDS encoding nucleoporin NUP221 — protein sequence MYMQNSSSNNVFGSYNNQGNNLNKGLFGNAGNPSSLTNTNTSNLFGGSKPQQTNNMMVNKNLFSMGTTTSGLDGNKSIYDSMNSQSNLGNKNLFGASGVNNNSMQSGGGTVRNNLFMNTNNQNNLNMKNLFDSGSNLNNAQGTNLSNKGLFGGLQQNNQSSSGGNLFGNLSSQTNPGGMYSGLSPGANQNKGTGLFGTSGNTNQVSSTTSLFGGTSTMGQNKLGGVFGNLQSTDPNAQNSGNTTNSLFGGMSGNQLKPMSAGSNIFGGMSTNTTTNTGTSNLFGNNNTASGMNQSKPGVFFGNLQGSNQGTTGSSVFGNSSNNTSEMSQNKSGVFFGNLQGSNQGTTGNSMFGGMSSGMNQNKPGGLLGNLQSPSQGTTGTTTNSSIFGSSVSGMNQNRGTTLFSGMSNTGASTTNTTNNLFGGTSTMGQNKLGGAFGNLQSTDPNAQNSGNTTNSLFGGMPGNQLKPMSAGSNLFGGMSTNTTTNTGTSNLFGNNNTASGMNQSKPSSNIFGSLSSTTQPTGATTSSSSTTGNIFGSTQTANQGMGSNVFGSSMGMNQNKFGNIFGGTSANQSSTMSSTFGSTGHGTSGISPTSALGSGTNTSTGLGGGLGISSGGIGGTGTNTGMNISNLTNTTGGTTTGISTISGSSNLFGGLSSTSNTNTMSLGDNKNLFGSKPGFSLGTATNISGQSSTNLGLGTNLVSGLLSPSLNTTTSSGLGTNIGSSTTGSTNLLTGLNGGIGSNSTLGVGATTSPTIGISSSSSSNILGSNNNALNNTSLSGNLLSNGSGMNQTGISFLGDKNLIGESRGNMQNNLLTVDGKDKSNDLLTNKLNINKESSENLIKTTKFDDDLVISKKKENIFNKAYDDDNDISNDEINLIKNQDGTFYNYINLIINDNINDIQKTTFSLLNDHDSLMWDNFKSNIFKNFVDYLVNFKQKKNQKVIKSNVLDLDQHEFQILIWLYNINSYKIDFIPFKSFYYLLLSDTNLNYSKMFISNSDKSILPRNFVEINDHYYMNYKSYFLKSQINKHHDNYSTLDKDGIGNSSNGGVSGNSISIGMNNSVLDIDSIYKQILKDILNSLLNMNLSITKENIKKKEKEEYYENGDPNNKNSANCGSYIYENLLINYLFGTLQHLHDKFYKLEISNYLSKDLNQIDEYFVDTKSNEIFSYCYDNFYKNEMDKENCTIHFFFYFVNIMFRCGNYIGLIQIIKNDEFIKNLNIDSYLNDFIILLIRILLLIYNQNNEISIFENMKIDIDCSDIFKKKIHMSNLINFFHSILYLCSNNIYAYDLLCILFSDIFYKKGNMYTNREKKIEMKNIFYYVQKKKRNSNYVDNNSDRNSSNEDNYDSGGDNNNIERGSNSINNNKGGKGKGSERKGFFLDVFTNMLHKSKKSKDDEDDEPFETMEINEEIEKLNRENMNTSNTEMLGITNKYSYNFEYCNIETSIWIELSLFLSKNFDLYGSKFQENFDILDTNLSYYNYDDDNNAFLNDTKHRRDMINSKIEELFISISSCIINENREYFSVCSKLRADDVINNFIIVDGKISEKVKSNVFKVLRTNFLLYIKLFYYLLLVGNIYVTVGFLSCISNNIQRILLVLTIFLHKNNVFENSKLNNIKIKTLGFLKLKTDNNTILYNSKDINDNVPAGSDNMNLILLSMNNTDIPFDYFLLRNNNINILLKASYLLNLKTNICIKLLKSIVQENQGILLNESIIGHINNDGNIFYGKLHDFLFLFKNKVKSRRNVKCFFLMHYVLYKKKIYNSNILRKIRKDIDNEYHYKCRNFKFVQNKNINTLNKISLDNSIINVHSSILYKISQFYSILAYFANQRKHYIVSFICYYILNDEQSAINSLLRIYNDELIYYYFNNEKEYGYIRKCAFRFYHLAKNMWPSNVKLESIEQKSYLILSILFMKKKMFEEAFAIFSLALIPDNMLEKLSIADYYNIDLSSNFLVTLRELCKKNYKISELVDQSTIRSVIKFLLPIKDKLDAQVAESINYLGSLSF from the exons atgtatatgcaaAACTCATCGTCAAATAATGTTTTTGGATCATACAATAACCAAGggaataatttaaataaaggTTTATTCGGAAATGCAGGAAATCCATCTAGTTTAACAAATACAAACACCTCCAATTTATTTGGGGGATCGAAGCCACAGCAGACAAACAATATGATGGTAAATAAGAATTTATTTAGTATGGGAACGACTACAAGTGGATTAGatggaaataaaagtatatatgaTAGTATGAATAGTCAATCGAATTTAGGTAATAAGAATTTATTTGGGGCATCAggtgtaaataataatagtatgCAAAGCGGAGGGGGTACGGTtagaaataatttatttatgaatacaaataatcaaaataatttaaatatgaaaaatctTTTTGATAGCGGCTcgaatttaaataatgcaCAAGGAACCAATTTAAGTAATAAAGGACTTTTTGGAGGTTTACAGCAAAACAATCAAAGTTCATCGGGCGGAAATTTATTTGGTAATTTATCTTCTCAAACAAATCCAGGAGGTATGTATAGTGGATTATCACCTGGAgcaaatcaaaataaaggTACCGGATTATTTGGGACTTCTGGAAATACAAATCAAGTATCATCAACAACCAGTTTATTTGGAGGTACTTCAACTATGGGCCAAAATAAATTAGGTGGAGTATTTGGTAATTTACAATCAACAGATCCAAATGCTCAAAATAGTGGAAATACTACTAATAGTTTATTTGGTGGAATGTCAGGAAACCAATTAAAACCTATGAGTGCAGGTAGTAATATTTTTGGAGGTATGTCAACAAATACTACGACAAATACTGGAACAAGTAATTTAtttggaaataataatactgCTTCAGGAATGAACCAAAGTAAACCTGgtgttttttttggaaattTACAAGGCTCAAATCAAGGGACTACTGGTAGCAGTGTGTTTGGAAATTCTAGTAATAATACTTCAGAAATGAGTCAAAATAAGTCTGgtgttttttttggaaattTACAAGGTTCAAATCAAGGGACTACTGGTAATAGTATGTTTGGTGGTATGAGCTCTGGTATGAATCAAAACAAGCCTGGTGGACTTTTAGGAAATTTACAAAGCCCAAGCCAAGGAACTACAGGGACTACTACGAATAGTAGTATATTTGGTAGTTCTGTTTCTGGAATGAATCAAAATAGAGGAACTACATTATTTTCTGGTATGTCCAATACTGGGGCAAGTACTACTAATACgacaaataatttatttgggGGTACTTCAACTATGGgtcaaaataaattaggTGGAGCATTTGGTAATTTACAATCAACAGATCCAAATGCTCAAAATAGTGGAAATACTACTAATAGTTTATTTGGTGGAATGCCAGGAAACCAATTAAAACCTATGAGTGCAGGTAGTAATCTTTTTGGAGGTATGTCAACAAATACTACGACAAATACTGGAACAAGTAATTTAtttggaaataataatactgCTTCAGGAATGAACCAAAGTAAACCAAGTAGTAACATATTTGGATCGTTGTCATCAACAACACAACCAACTGGTGCGACTACAAGTAGTAGTAGTACTACTGGTAATATATTTGGTAGTACACAAACAGCAAATCAAGGTATGGGAAGTAATGTTTTTGGATCATCTATGGGAAtgaatcaaaataaatttggTAATATTTTTGGAGGAACAAGTGCTAATCAAAGCAGTACAATGAGTAGTACATTTGGAAGTACTGGACATGGAACATCAGGAATATCTCCAACTTCAGCCTTAGGATCTGGTACAAATACTTCAACTGGGTTAGGAGGTGGATTAGGAATATCAAGTGGTGGTATAGGAGGAACAGGAACAAATACTGGTATGAACATTTCCAATCTTACTAATACTACAGGTGGTACAACTACTGGTATTTCTACTATTAGTGGTAGTAGTAATTTATTTGGAGGTTTAAGTTCAACTTCGAATACAAATACAATGTCTTTAggtgataataaaaatttatttggaTCTAAACCAGGTTTTAGTCTTGGCACTGCAACTAATATTTCGGGGCAAAGTAGTACAAATTTAGGTTTGGGAACAAATTTAGTAAGCGGTTTATTAAGCCCAAGTTTGAATACAACGACAAGTAGTGGATTAGGTACAAATATTGGCAGTAGTACTACTGGAAgtacaaatttattaactGGTTTAAATGGGGGTATAGGGAGTAATAGTACCCTAGGAGTTGGAGCAACAACATCACCAACTATTGGAATTAGTAGTAGTAGTAGTAGTAATATTTTAggtagtaataataatgcatTAAATAATACTAGTTTAAGTGGGAATTTATTAAGTAATGGTTCTGGTATGAACCAGACAGgaatatcatttttagGCGATAAGAATTTAATAGGTGAAAGTCGAGGAAATATGCAAAATAACTTATTAACAGTAGATGGGAAAGATAAAAGTAATGATTTGTTAACAAATAAgttgaatataaataaagaaagtAGTGAAAATTTGATTAAAACAACAAAGTTTGATGATGATTTAGTaattagtaaaaaaaaggagaatatatttaataaggCATATGATGATGACAATGATATTAGcaatgatgaaataaatttaataaaaaaccAAGACGGtacattttataattatataaatttaataataaatgataatataaatgatattcAAAAAACAACATTTTCTTTACTAAATGATCACGATTCTTTAATGTGGGacaattttaaaagtaACATTTTTAAGAATTTTGTCGATTATTTAGTTAATTTTaaacagaaaaaaaatcagAAGGTTATAAAAAGTAATGTATTAGATTTAGACCAACATGAATTTCAAATTTTGATATggttatataatataaattcgTATAAGATAGATTTTATACCTTTTAAAAgtttttactatttattGTTAAGTGATACAAACTTAAATTATTCTAAGATGTTTATTAGTAATTCTGATAAAAGTATTTTGCCTAGAAATTTTGTTGAAATTAAtgatcattattatatgaattataagagttattttttaaaatctcaaataaataagcatCATGATAATTACAGTACATTGGATAAAGATGGGATAGGAAATAGTAGTAATGGTGGAGTTAGTGGAAATTCGATATCGATTGGTATGAACAACTCTGTTTTAGATATCGattcaatatataaacagatattaaaagatatattaaatagtttattaaatatgaaCTTGAGTATAACTAAAGagaatattaaaaaaaaagaaaaggaaGAATATTATGAGAATGGTGAtccaaataataaaaatagtgcAAATTGTGgtagttatatatatgagaatttattgataaattatttatttggtACACTACAGCATTTGCAtgacaaattttataaactcGAAATAAGCAACTACTTATCAAAAGATTTGAATCAGATAGACGAATATTTTGTTGATACCAAATctaatgaaatattttcatattgtTATGACaacttttataaaaatgaaatggataaagaaaattgtactattcatttttttttttattttgttaatattatgTTTCGATGTGGTAATTATATTGGTTTAATACAGATAATAAAGAATGATgagtttataaaaaatttaaacatTGATAGCtatttaaatgattttattatattgttaataagaatattattattaatatataaccaaaataatgaaataagtatatttgaaaatatgaaaatagaTATAGATTGTAGTGAcatttttaagaaaaaaattcacatgtctaatttaattaatttttttcattcgattctttatttatgttcaaataatatatatgcatatgatttgctttgtatattattttcggatatattttacaagAAGGGAAATATGTATACAaatagagaaaaaaaaattgaaatgaaaaatatattttattatgtacagaaaaaaaaaagaaatagtAATTATgttgataataatagtgaTCGAAATAGTAGTAATGAAGATAATTATGATAGTGGAggagataataataatattgaacGAGGTAGTAATAGtatcaataataataagGGAGGGAAAGGTAAAGGAAGTGAACGTAAaggtttttttttagatgTCTTTACAAATATGTTACATAAATCCAAAAAATCAAAAGATGATGAAGACGATGAGCCATTTGAAACTatggaaataaatgaagaaattgAAAAACTTAACAgagaaaatatgaatacaAGTAATACTGAAATGTTAGGTATAACTAATAAGTATagttataattttgaatattgTAATATTGAAACAAGCATATGGATAGAATTAagcttatttttatcaaaaaattttgatcTTTATGGTAGTAAATTTCAAGAAAACTTTGATATCCTTGATACAAATTTAAGTTACTATAATTATGATGATGATAACAatgcatttttaaatgatacAAAACACAGACGAGATATGataaatagtaaaatagaagaattatttatttctatttcaAGTTGTATTATAAATGAGAATAGAGAATATTTTTCAGTGTGTTCAAAATTACGTGCTGATGatgttataaataattttattattgttgaTGGAAAAATATCAGAAAAGGTTAAAAGTAATGTATTTAAAGTTTTGAgaacaaattttttattatatataaaactattttattatcttttattagtagggaatatatatgtaacaGTTGGATTTTTATCATGTATATCAAATAACATTCAAAGGATATTATTGGTTTTAACGATATTTTTGCACAAAAACAATGTTTTTGAAAATAgcaaattaaataatataaaaataaaaacattaggatttttaaaattaaaaactgataataatacaattcTTTATAATTCGAAAGATATTAACGATAATGTTCCAGCAGGCTCAGACAATATGAATTTAATACTTTTAAGTATGAATAATACAGATATACCctttgattattttttgcttcgaaataataatataaatatattattaaaagcTAGTTATTTACTTAATTTAAAAAcgaatatatgtattaaattattaaaaagcATAGTACAAGAAAATCAaggaatattattaaatgagTCAATAATAGGTCATATTAACAATgatggaaatatattttatggaaaattacatgattttttatttttatttaaaaataaagtaaaaaGCCGAAGAAATgtaaaatgtttttttttgatgcattatgtattatataaaaaaaaaatttataatagtaatattttGAGGAAAATTAGAAAAGATATTGATAATGAGTATCATTATAAATGTAGAAATTTCAAATTtgttcaaaataaaaatattaacacactgaataaaatatcttTAGATAATTCAATTATAAATGTTCATTCTTcaattttgtataaaatatctCAATTCTATTCAATATTAGCATATTTTGCAAATCAGAGAAAACATTATATAGtatcatttatatgttattatatactaAATGATGAGCAAAGTGCCATAAATTCCTTGTTGAGAATATACAATGACGAGCTtatatactattattttaataacgAGAAGGAATATGGGTATATTCGAAAGTGTGCTTTTCGATTTTACCATTTGGCAAAG AATATGTGGCCTTCAAATGTCAAGCTTGAGTCAATCGAACAAAAATCATACTTAATTCTGAGCATcttatttatgaaaaagaaaatgttTGAAGAAGCATTTGCTATTTTTTCACTAGCTTTAATACCTGATAATATGTTAGAAAAGCTTTCAATTGCAGATTATTATAACATTGATTTATCATCGAACTTTTTAGTAACTTTAAGAgaattatgtaaaaaaaattacaag ATAAGTGAATTGGTTGATCAGTCAACGATTCGTTCagttattaaatttttgttGCCTATTAAAGACAAGTTAGATGCTCAAGTTGCTGAAAGTATTAACTATTTAGGATCCTTAAGCTtttaa